TTGCACTACGGAACTGGTCGTAGGCTTCCTGCGGAACCTCGAAGGGGCCGTAGCTCCAGCCCAACTGCTTGCGGGTGAGCTCAGCTTCTTCTGCGCCAAGAGCAGCACCATGAACACCTGCGGTGTCGGCTTTGTTGGGGGAGCCGTAGCCGATGGTGGTGGTCACCTTGATGATCGATGGCTTATCTGTCACTGCCTTGGCCGCTGCGATTGCCTTGGAGATGGCATCGACGTCGGTGTTTCCGTCCGCTACGTGCTGCACATGCCAGCCATAGGCTTCGTAGCGCTTCAGCACGTCCTCGGTGAACGACACGTCGGTGCGGCCGTCAATCGTGATGTGGTTGTCGTCGTACAGGGCGATCAGTTTGCCCAGCTTGAGGTGTCCTGCCAGGGAGCAGGCTTCCGAGGAAATGCCTTCCTGGTTGCAGCCGTCGCCCATCACCACATAGGTGTAGTGATCGACGAGGGTGGCGTCGGGCTTGTTGAACTTGGCGGCGAGGTGGGATTCAGCAATCGCGAGGCCCACAGCGTTGGCGATACCAGCACCCAGGGGGCCGGTCGTCACTTCAACGCCGGGGGTTTCAAAGGTTTCGGGGTGCCCAGGGGTCTTCGATCCCCACTGACGGAACTGCTTGATGTCGTCGATGCTCACCGAGTCGTAGCCGGTGAGGTGCAGTAGCGCATACAGCAGCATGCAGCCGTGTCCGGCCGACAGCACGAAGCGGTCGCGGTTGAACCATTTGGGGTTCTTTGGGTTGTGATTCAGGAACTTGTCCCACAACGCATAGCCCATCGGTGCACAGCCCATGGGCAAGCCGGGGTGGCCGCTGTTGGACTTGTTGATCGCATCGACCGCCAGCATCCGAATGCTGTTGATGCAGAGGGTGTCGAGGGATGCGGGCGCAGCGACCATGGGGTTAAAGGGAAAAGTTGGGGAGAGTTTGATGCATAAACGGGAATCCCGTTCAGCTGAAGCGTCGGAACGCAAGGCAGACGTTGTGGCCGCCAAACCCGAAGGAGTTGGACAACACAGTTGCCAATGTCTGATCTCGGGCGGTGTTGGGCACGACATCCAAATCACAATCGGGATCTGGAGTTCTGTGATTGATCGTCGGTGGGACGATTCCGTGCTGCAGAGCTAGCACGCAAGCGACGGCTTCGATACCACCGGATCCACCAAGAAGGTGGCCAGTCATCGATTTCGTCGAGCTCACGGGAATTTGCAGGGCACGCGATCCGAGGGCGCTTTTGATCGCCGAGGTTTCGTTTTTGTCGTTGGCGGGGGTGCTGGTGCCGTGGGCATTCACGTAATCCACCGCGTCTGCAGTGATGCCGGCATCGTCCATGGCCAAGCGCATGGCTTCAGCACCACCGACTCCGCCTGGGGTTGGAGAGGTGATGTGGTGGGCATCGCAGGTCATCCCGTAGCCGATCACTTCGCCAAGAACATTGGCACCACGGGTTTGGGCGTGCTCCAGGGTTTCCAGCACCAGAATGCCGGCCCCTTCGCCAATCACAAAGCCATCCCGCTCTTTGTCGAACGGGCGACTCGCGGTGGTGGGGTCGTCGTTGCGGAACGACAGGGCTTTGGCGCTTGCGAATCCAGCGACCCCAAGGGGGGTAATCGCCGATTCCGCGCCACCGCAAACCATCGCATCGGCTTTGCCGAGCTGGAGCAAACGGAAGGCGTCGCCAATGGCATTCGAGCCGGCGGCACAGGCCGTCGCCACGGCAGAGCTGGGCCCCTTGGTGCCAAGCGCAATCGCAGCAAGCCCTGAGGCCATGTTGGGAATCATCATCGGCACCGTGAACGGACTCACCCGTCCCGGTCCTTTGCCCTCCAAGACGTGGGCCTGGGTTTCCATCGTCAGCAAGCCGCCAACGCCGGAGCCAATGATCATGCCAATCCGGTGCGCGTTGGCATCCGTGATCTCCAAACCTGCGTGGGCGATGGCTTGCTTGGCGGCCACCACTCCAAATTTGCAGAAGCGATCCCAGCGTTTGGCGTCCTTGGGCTCGATCAAGCCAGCGGGATCAAATGCTTTCACTTCTGCTGCAAAGCGACAGGCGTGGTTTGAGGCATCGAACAGGGTGATCCCATCGACGCCGTTGCGTCCTGAGGTCAACCCGTTCCAGTAGTCCTGAACCGTGTTGCCGATCGGTGTAACCGCGCCGAGACCGGTGATGACGACGCGATGGAGACCCTCCACCATGCCGATCCTCAGGCCTGCTTGTCTTCGATGTACTTGACGGCGTCGCCGACGGTGAGGATGCCTTCAGCGGATTCGTCGGGGATCTCGATATCGAAGGCTTCTTCCAACGCCATCACGAGTTCAACGGTGTCGAGCGAGTCAGCACCCAGGTCGTTTTGGAAGTTGGATTCCGGCTTCACTTCTCCGGCATCGACGCTGAGCTGCTCCGCGACGATCGATCGGACTTTCTCAAGGATCGCTTCCTGGGACATG
The DNA window shown above is from Synechococcus sp. CC9902 and carries:
- the fabF gene encoding beta-ketoacyl-ACP synthase II, producing the protein MVEGLHRVVITGLGAVTPIGNTVQDYWNGLTSGRNGVDGITLFDASNHACRFAAEVKAFDPAGLIEPKDAKRWDRFCKFGVVAAKQAIAHAGLEITDANAHRIGMIIGSGVGGLLTMETQAHVLEGKGPGRVSPFTVPMMIPNMASGLAAIALGTKGPSSAVATACAAGSNAIGDAFRLLQLGKADAMVCGGAESAITPLGVAGFASAKALSFRNDDPTTASRPFDKERDGFVIGEGAGILVLETLEHAQTRGANVLGEVIGYGMTCDAHHITSPTPGGVGGAEAMRLAMDDAGITADAVDYVNAHGTSTPANDKNETSAIKSALGSRALQIPVSSTKSMTGHLLGGSGGIEAVACVLALQHGIVPPTINHRTPDPDCDLDVVPNTARDQTLATVLSNSFGFGGHNVCLAFRRFS
- the acpP gene encoding acyl carrier protein, with product MSQEAILEKVRSIVAEQLSVDAGEVKPESNFQNDLGADSLDTVELVMALEEAFDIEIPDESAEGILTVGDAVKYIEDKQA